The segment CTTGTAACAACCCCTGTTTATCTCGGAAGGTGGTGGCATACCGTGGTTCAGACATGACCTGTCGTTCATAGGATGATGCACGGGATGCATTACCAGTTTGCCGCACATTCAGCTTCCGGGACTTCTGCCTTACCCTTTTAAGGACCAGCATTTAACCTTCCTTAATTTCCTGTAAGTTGATTCCCTGCCGCAAATAGCTGGAGTGATACTTTAGAAGCATTTCTTTTGCTTCGAAGGTTTATCTATGCTTGTTTCCTTTTAACTCGGGCAGCAAAAAACGAACGAGGAGATGTCATCAAAATATGAATAAATTATTTGTTTCAATGTTGCTTACAACAATGCTGATTACCGCTTCAGCCGCGGGGGGTGAACCCCTTGATGCCTTCAAAGGGCAGAAAGGGGTTATCGATATATCAGGCGGAACCGCCCATATTCCTGTCATGAAGGAAGCGGCAAAAAGGATAATGTCTATTAACCCCGACATACGAATCACTGTCGCCGGCGGAGGTTCAGGGGTGGGAGTGAAGCAGGTCGGCGAAGGGCTTGTTACTATAGGGAACACCGGGCGTCCCCTGAAGGAAGACGAAATATCCAAGTATGGGCTGGTCTCCTTCGCCTTCGCCATTGACGGAGTAGCGGTAGTGGTCAATCCAAATAACAAGATAGCGGCCCTCACGACCCAACAGGTGATGGATATTTATTCCGGTGTAATCAAAGACTGGAAAGCACTG is part of the Thermovirga sp. genome and harbors:
- a CDS encoding phosphate ABC transporter substrate-binding protein is translated as MNKLFVSMLLTTMLITASAAGGEPLDAFKGQKGVIDISGGTAHIPVMKEAAKRIMSINPDIRITVAGGGSGVGVKQVGEGLVTIGNTGRPLKEDEISKYGLVSFAFAIDGVAVVVNPNNKIAALTTQQVMDIYSGVIKDWKALGGEPGAINVFGREDGSGTREVFTEKAIRKGELASSINIVSSNGAMKTAIAQDKRAIGYVGVGHIDDSVKAPTFDGVVPSQENAAKGIYEVTRNLYMNTKGKPEGLTKLFIDYIFSPEGAEIIKESGYIPLPAEE